One genomic region from Deinococcus seoulensis encodes:
- a CDS encoding UvrD-helicase domain-containing protein, with translation MTGIAEPGALFGVGDIHAGVLGGVTFDPGAVVRSLRPGVDAEQVRVALGRFTPQQLNVIHHVVNSARNVMVVAKAGSGKSTVLRTVAQVLPGGLEVGAFALNRSIAQELRGALPRDVQVSTFHAFGRRLVEEHCPVQATFAEWKRLNIVKSVLKEAGVYSRGVAKSLMTLVRLSMVHIANSSEAVLALAAEQAFEFPDSLDVVGAVRTVQDRALADFRERGHFDYDDMLHLPLKLGYGFESLDVALVDEAQDFSRLQHRPVRHVVGRRGRVVFVGDDSQAIYGFSGADRGGLDRAAQVFDAVTLPLTVTFRCPASHVELASAFSDGIEAAPGAADGEVRRVTEEDLLGELRPGDLVMCRRNAPMLSLAMRAAQEGVPVEVLGHDIVKAMEGHVRRCFAYSFAPDEVEGRLHEYGMSLLQAHDASGLRGKVLRRAVEADVDLLSCVASFAVEVAILAERRGARASGEDVMTLVRSLFVTKGPAVRMCTVHKAKGLEARRVALLEADEVIDAGRAGEGEGDAAVAFVALTRGKELLWLVHGSQAEDSLPDADE, from the coding sequence ATGACAGGAATCGCAGAACCGGGAGCGTTGTTCGGGGTGGGTGACATTCACGCGGGCGTGTTGGGTGGGGTGACGTTCGATCCGGGCGCGGTGGTTCGCTCGCTCCGTCCGGGGGTGGACGCGGAGCAGGTTCGCGTGGCGCTTGGTCGGTTCACGCCGCAGCAACTGAATGTGATTCATCACGTCGTCAATTCGGCGCGGAACGTGATGGTCGTCGCGAAGGCCGGCAGTGGGAAGTCCACGGTCCTTCGGACGGTCGCGCAGGTGTTGCCGGGCGGGTTGGAGGTCGGGGCGTTCGCGCTGAACCGGTCGATCGCGCAGGAGTTGCGCGGCGCACTCCCGAGGGACGTGCAGGTGTCCACCTTCCATGCGTTCGGTCGGCGGCTCGTCGAGGAGCACTGCCCGGTGCAGGCGACCTTCGCGGAGTGGAAGCGACTGAACATCGTGAAGTCGGTTCTGAAGGAGGCGGGCGTGTACTCGCGCGGCGTGGCGAAGTCCCTCATGACCCTGGTGCGTCTGTCGATGGTGCACATCGCCAACTCGTCGGAGGCCGTCCTCGCTCTCGCGGCGGAGCAGGCGTTCGAATTCCCGGACAGCCTGGACGTGGTCGGTGCGGTCCGCACGGTGCAGGACCGGGCGCTCGCAGATTTCCGGGAGCGGGGTCACTTCGATTACGACGACATGCTGCACCTCCCCCTGAAATTGGGCTACGGCTTCGAGTCGCTGGACGTGGCGCTCGTGGATGAAGCGCAGGACTTCTCCCGACTTCAGCACCGGCCGGTCCGGCACGTCGTGGGTCGCCGGGGGCGTGTGGTGTTCGTGGGCGATGACTCGCAGGCGATCTACGGGTTCAGCGGCGCGGACAGGGGCGGACTCGACCGGGCGGCGCAGGTGTTCGACGCGGTGACCCTCCCGCTGACCGTGACGTTCCGCTGCCCGGCCTCGCACGTGGAGTTGGCGTCGGCGTTCAGTGACGGCATCGAGGCGGCGCCGGGCGCGGCGGACGGCGAGGTGCGGCGCGTGACGGAAGAGGACCTGCTGGGCGAGTTGCGTCCCGGTGATCTGGTGATGTGCCGGCGCAACGCACCGATGCTGAGTCTGGCCATGCGGGCGGCGCAGGAGGGCGTGCCGGTTGAGGTGCTGGGGCATGACATCGTCAAGGCGATGGAGGGGCACGTGCGCCGCTGCTTCGCGTACTCGTTCGCCCCGGATGAGGTGGAGGGTCGCCTGCACGAGTACGGTATGAGTCTGCTGCAGGCTCACGACGCGTCGGGTCTGCGCGGCAAGGTGCTGCGCCGAGCGGTGGAGGCGGACGTGGACCTGCTGTCATGCGTGGCGTCGTTCGCGGTGGAGGTCGCGATCCTCGCCGAGCGGCGGGGTGCTCGCGCGTCGGGTGAGGACGTCATGACGCTCGTGCGTTCCTTGTTCGTGACGAAGGGTCCGGCCGTGCGGATGTGCACGGTGCACAAGGCCAAGGGGTTGGAGGCGCGGCGGGTGGCGCTGCTCGAAGCGGACGAGGTGATCGACGCGGGCCGCGCGGGTGAAGGTGAGGGGGACGCGGCGGTCGCGTTCGTGGCCCTGACCCGCGGGAAGGAACTGCTGTGGCTCGTCCACGGTTCGCAGGCGGAAGACTCCCTGCCGGACGCGGACGAGTAA
- a CDS encoding helix-turn-helix domain-containing protein, with amino-acid sequence MAKTNKGPTESRLTFGRRLREERQKKGMTLEDLSEASGITWSYIAQVEVGRRNVGVDNMHVLAQGLGLTLRDLL; translated from the coding sequence ATGGCCAAAACGAACAAGGGGCCAACAGAATCACGGCTGACCTTCGGGCGACGTCTCCGAGAAGAACGTCAAAAGAAGGGAATGACCCTGGAAGACCTGTCCGAGGCGAGCGGAATCACCTGGTCATACATCGCACAGGTGGAGGTGGGCCGCCGCAACGTCGGGGTGGACAACATGCACGTCCTGGCGCAGGGCCTGGGACTCACACTCCGGGACCTGCTCTGA